A genomic window from Candidatus Atribacteria bacterium ADurb.Bin276 includes:
- a CDS encoding helix-turn-helix protein yields MKEKNLKEVFDDLEKDPEIARQFEYFGALTRLVLEVEEERLYKNISQEELANRMGTKQEAISRFESLRHKPGYDFLARLSKALGGRLSITTNGDYAFVVPNKYRSIIDKCAREKGEEAEDFIEDLFLKVIKDLQPPEIQQKQKKFYNKPIKENLTINNNDKENAFKITSDFVTEFAA; encoded by the coding sequence ATGAAGGAAAAAAACCTAAAGGAAGTATTTGATGATTTAGAAAAAGATCCAGAAATTGCCCGCCAGTTTGAATATTTTGGTGCTTTAACTCGCTTGGTTTTGGAAGTGGAAGAAGAAAGGCTTTATAAAAATATTTCTCAAGAAGAACTAGCGAATCGAATGGGAACCAAACAAGAAGCAATATCACGTTTTGAAAGTTTAAGACATAAGCCAGGATATGATTTTCTTGCCAGATTATCCAAAGCGCTGGGTGGTCGTTTATCAATAACAACAAATGGAGATTATGCATTTGTGGTCCCCAATAAATATAGATCTATTATTGACAAATGTGCAAGGGAAAAAGGAGAAGAAGCAGAAGATTTTATTGAAGATTTATTTTTAAAAGTTATTAAAGACTTACAGCCCCCAGAGATACAACAAAAACAAAAGAAATTTTATAACAAACCAATAAAAGAAAATTTAACCATCAATAATAACGATAAAGAAAATGCTTTTAAAATAACAAGTGATTTCGTAACGGAATTTGCAGCATGA